GGTTGCGGCAAGCTCGGCTGAATCGCCTCCCAAGCCTCATAACGACTCAAAACCAGCGGCCCCCTTGCAATCGAGAATACAGTGACAGCCCTACAAGAAGATGTCTCTCAGGCGATGACGGATAACAATTTGAGCAAACGATTTGATTTATCTTCAGCCACCGCAAACGTGCGCGCTTATCAAGCAAAGCTACTGGAAATGGCGCAAGCTAACATGACATTTGCTTTTGAATTCAGCCAGAGGCTAGCGACAATTAGGTCGCCCCGTCGAGTTTTTCACTGTTATTGCAGAATTCACAAGCAAGCGGATCGCCATGTTCGGGAAGTCTTCGAAAGAGGTGGCTGCAATAGGTACCAAGCGGCCTAAGACACAAGGCCACCACCTACTTGCCGTATAGACCTTCGCTTCGGCTCTAGCCCCGCCGACGCGAACTCACTTAACTTTCTCGACCCGCGCCATATCGTTGCGCCGGATTGAAGCCGAATGACTGTCATCCCAATCAGTCGAAACTCCGCTCCAAGCAATCGTGACAAGGTCCGATATCGATGTTTTTCCAGCAAACGCAGTCACCGACTGTTAGCGCTCTAAATTGGTTGCCGTAAATCATTCTTTCTGTGCGTTGGTATAGGACGTTGCTATCGTTAGCAGGTGGACAGCGGCAGTTCCCAACTCTTGCATGTCTGCGTCGGCTTCGTAGAGCCCTGCGGCACGATGGTATGCGACCGCTACCGTTGCGCAGGCACCAGTCACGAAATCTCCAACTCGGCGGCTCTCACGTTCCAAAACCATCTGCATCGCAGCTTTCGACGTAGCCTCGGCAATTTGACCATCGTTCAAATCTGGTTGGGAAAAATCTAAATCGGGGGACGGCATTTCCTGCTGGTGTCTTCAACGGCGCGATAGAACTCAGGCTTTCGCGCTTCATCTGCTTCTAGGTAGCTTTTTAGGAATCGCCGCGCCCTTACTTCAAGCTGTTTGCGATCCTGTCTAACCTTCTTCCGGCGCTCACGCCGCTCGGATTTGAAGCAACCAAACAGTTGCACCACCTCTGCTTGATTACTCAAGAGAACGGCAATGATGCTCGCCCGATTCGGAATGAGCCTTCGCGATCTCGGATGCGCGCCCAAGCAGTGCTTCCTCAAGCCGCGCCAAGCGTGATCAGGACGGGCGTTCATCAATCCTTCCTTCGGCAAACCAGATCAGAAGTCCACGCAGGAAGAAAACATCACGCTCGGAACCAACGCGCTCTGCGGCCGGTCAGTGGATTTTGTTAACACCTGGGGATCAGCAGCGGTGTGGGTGTCGTAGGACGACATCAAGTTCATTGCAAGCGACCGCAATTCGCTGGACTGCTTGACCATCAGCTCGATCTGTATTCGCGCATGCGTGCTCGACAATTTGATGAAATCGGAGGCCGACCTCAGATTGACCAGCTGCTGCGCGTATTCCAGTGCGGCGCTCATGTTCGCCTCCGTGAGTCCAAACGCCTTGGCCTGGTAGTCAGCAACGGTCGCAGCAGCGGCAGCCGCCGGGATCGTCTTCTCCGAGCTTACAGCACCATGGCTGCTGCTCGCTTCCTGAGTCGCCGGTTCCAGCGTTGTACCGGTCGGCAACTCCTGGCTGGCAATGTCCTTCACATCACCCGGTGAGGCACTCACACAGACTTTCGGGTTTTGCAGGACAGGAGCCCGATGATCTTCAACGGCCTCCACAGCCATTTCGATGGTACCATCGGCGGAATTTGAGATCGGGCGAACGCTCGAGGTGAGCGCGTCTGCCGGATCCGGCAATTGGATTACGGCCGAGGCCTCCGCATGCCCCGTGACCGGAAGGGAAACCGTGATGCTCGTGGTGAGCTCGTCAGCGCTCTCAGCTGCGGCTTCACCCGCTTTTACGTCCTCTAAGAAAGTCGCGATCGGAGCGGGCGACGTCACGCGCTCTCCATCACGTACGGCACTGCTCACTGCAGCGGCCGTGAGCTCCACGAGCGAACGACGAACGGGGCGCGCATAAGCAGGCTGCCTTGACCGCGGTTTACCCATGAACGACCGCCTCCCTGTTGAGTTGTTTCGAAACCCAGCCCCACAACGCGCGAATTTCCTCTGAGGCCTTTCCTTTGGGGGCAAATTCTGTGACGCCCAAACCCGCCCCGAGCGCGTCCTGGTAGTCGTTGCGCTGGACGATGAAGGGCAGCGCGAGTACCCCGAGCGAATTGAGTGCCGTCGCAGCTTCGCTCAGCCGACAGCCGCGAGGCGGCGTTTGGTTGAGGACGAAGGCAAATCGGCGGTTGAACCTGCGAATGGTGGTAAGCGTGGGCAGCGCAGCTTCTATATCTGCCGGACTCGGACGGGCCGGGATCAGACAAAAATCAGCCATCGAAATGGCGCAGCTGCTCAAGTTGTTGTTCGTGGCTGCGGTGTCGATAATTGCGAGCCTGACCCCCTCGGCCCTGAGGCGAGGTATTGCACGCTCAATTTCACCGCGATCGGCAACCCGATCAACGCGCGGATAGGGGTTGGTGCGCCGTCGGCGCCAGCTTGATACCGTGCCTTGCGAATCTGCTTCGATCACGGCAACGCCGTTTGCGTCCTCCATCGCAGCGACAGCAAGGGCCACGGTGAGCGTGCTCTTGCCGCTTCCGCCTTTTTGCGTGACCAGCGTGACGACGTACATTCCTGCGTTTCCCCAAATGGCAGGCGTCCGAGCCGCTATTCCTCTTTCTGACCGGGCGGGATTACTGCGGTCGCTTGCTCAGGCAAGGCTTGCGTTTCCGTCGTGGTTGTCGAGCCCCTAAGTTCCGACCCTGTGCAGTCACCAGCCCATAGCTTTGTGCCCCGGACCGTTCCAACGAGTTTGCAGCCCATCGGCTCTTTCGGCTTTACCTGAACCAGCGATTTGTTACCGACCTTTCGCGGCACACTCTGAGCGAATGCGGTTGCCGAAAAGCAGATAGCAACGAGAATGAGCAGTGACCTCATCGTCAATATCCTTTGCCTCACGACACCCCCACCTCTGGAGGCTGATTGCAGAAAATATCCCACAGAGCATTCGCGGCAGCATTAGAGAGAAGGCGACGCACTATCGAAATTTGCCCGTCTAATTTCAGGACATCAGCCCACGGCCAGCTCGAGTGCTGGCGCACTGATGTCGGACGAATGAAGCCGTATCGACTTGTCACGACTGCGAACGATTTTCGCAACAACGGCTGGTCGCAGACGATCAAAAATTGCTGCACGATCCCGTGAAATCTCCCACGAAATCTCGTCGCGTAAGAGCGGCACTCCATGAATAGTAGACCGAGGAATCTCGCAGAACCATTCACGGTAGCCCAGACAGTCAGGCTATTGCCGTCCCAGCCAATTTCGCTGTCAAACTGAACTGCCGACACCGCACGACTCCCTTCGAAGTTTGCGTCGGCGCGAGTATCTACCGAGGTCTGCCGTTGTAAACTTGGGTGGCTTGCAATGAATCCGATTGAGTACACGGTGTGACCAAAATATCGCAGAATTGGAACTCGCGAGCCGCGCATGTCGAACCGCTCACGCCGGCGATTGGTACTCCCCATTCGGCTTATCCACATCCATCCGCGCATCCATTTTGCGCATGTCATTGTCTTGAGTAGCATCTAGCTTTTCGGGAGACGGCTTTGGAGATGTGTCATGTTGGATACCGAATTTAAGAAACAACGCGCCCAAACGGCGCGCGAGTTGGCAGCGATAGCAACCGATCGTTTCACAAAAAGGCGTCTTCTGGACTTAGCTGCGCGGTACGAAGACGATGACTCCCCGGCTCGCAGTCCGCTTACGCTCAATGACCTAGAATTCAAACGTCACGGCACCGGTTCGGAGCGGTAGGCTTTTGCTGCAGAACGTGTGCAAGGCCGCAATCGAACGGAAAGGTCGCCAGCGAGAATTGGGGTGCGCCAGGAAGAACGTCACCATCGACATTCGCTCGTTGAGCTACTTCGCCCACCCTACGGGCTGCTGCATCAGGCTGCGTTGGACGCCTTGGTGTTGACGCCCTTCCGAACCGCGATCGTATTGAGCTTGGTGTTCGTCGCCTTTTCCTCGTTGAGGTTGGTCGTCAGGAAGCGGACCACTTCGTCGTGACCGAGCTTCTCGGCCCATGCGATCAGCGTACCGTACCGGCAGATCTCGTAATGCTCGACGGCTTGCGCGCCGGCGACGATAGCCGCATCCAGCACGGCCTTGTCGTCCACTTCGCCGGCTACCTCGTCGGTTTCCTTGATGAGGCCATCGATCGCCGGGCATTGGGTACCGCTCGGCTGCTTCTCCAGCTTCAAAAACACCTTGTCCAGCCGCTCGATCTGCTTGTTGGTCTCCTCCAGATGCGCTTTGAGGCCCGCGATCAGATCGCGGTTGGTGGCTTTCTCGATCAGCTTCGGCAAAGCCTTCGTGATCCGCTGCTCGGCATAATAAATATCCTGCAGACCGAGCAGGAACAGGTCGTCCATCGTCTTAATGTCTTTAGTGAATAATCCCATGGCATCCTCCTGAGTGAATGCCGTTGAACGCTCCGCCCGGGACGATTGTTCCAAGAGCGGCCCTTTGGTCCATCGCAGGCCCAGGTCGCCAGAGCCGCTTCGCGGACCCGGACTTAGCCATTTTGCAATGCGGACTCGCCAAACCGCCGGCTGGGTTACGTTCGCCGTCGCCGGTCGATAGGAACAAGTCATCCTTCCCGATCTTCTTCTCAGCGACCAATGCGGAGAAGCTCGACGATGAAAGCAGCGGCATGGTGAAGCCGTGACCTCATGGCGCGGGTCCTGATCGGTACATCGGGCTGGCACTACGATTCCTGGCGCGGACCATTTTTCCCCAAAGGCCTGCGCCACAATTACAGCAGCCAGTTTTCGACGACCGAACTCAATGGCGTGTTTTACCGGACGCCTACGTCAAAGGCCGTGGAGAGCTGGCGGGATCAGACCGGGCATCAGTTCATCTTTGCCTGGAAGGCATCCAAATTCATCACCCATTGGAAACGGCTCTAAGGCAACTCGGTCAACAGCCTCGAACTGCTGGAGGATCGCCTGTCACTGCTCGGCTCCAAAGCGGGGCCGATTCTGTTTCAGTTGCCGACGAACTTTAAGGTGGACGCCGATCGGCTCGCGTCTTTCTTGAAGCTGCTGCCGAAGAAACGGCGCTATAGCTTCGAATTCCGGCATCCAAGCTGGTACGCACCGGAGATATTGCGACTGCTTCGGGCGCGAAACATCGCGCTATGCATATCCGATCATCATGACGCGCCCGCGCCCTGGAAGCGCGCACCGCCCGCTTTGTCTATGTGCGCGGACACGGCCCCACCGGCCGCTACAAAGGCCCACTATCCTCAGCGAACCCTCTCGGAATGGGCACGCCGCATCAGGTCGTGGAAGAAGCAGGGGTGCGATGTGTTCGTCTATTTCGACAACGACCAGAAAAGCGCAGCACCTGCCGACGCCAGATTCTTGCGTGAGCTGATGGGTCAGGCCTGATGCCGCAGTGCTCCCAGGAACCAGTCACCCAATCGGCCGTTTGATCCCACAGGATCAATTCGATTAATCGGGTTCCGCGATGGACGATATCGTCGACCGGCGTAGCAAATCACTTTGGATGAACGTTGCGGTGGCCCCGAGCGCTACAGCGCTTCAAGGGGACAGGGAATGCGATGTCGTCATCGTGGGCGCGGGAATTGCCGGGATTTCCACGGCCTATGAACTGGTCATCGAAGGCTCTCATGTCGTCGTGCTCGATCGTGGGAAGATCGCGGGCGGCATCACG
This portion of the Bradyrhizobium sp. AZCC 2262 genome encodes:
- a CDS encoding phasin family protein, with amino-acid sequence MTSPAPIATFLEDVKAGEAAAESADELTTSITVSLPVTGHAEASAVIQLPDPADALTSSVRPISNSADGTIEMAVEAVEDHRAPVLQNPKVCVSASPGDVKDIASQELPTGTTLEPATQEASSSHGAVSSEKTIPAAAAAATVADYQAKAFGLTEANMSAALEYAQQLVNLRSASDFIKLSSTHARIQIELMVKQSSELRSLAMNLMSSYDTHTAADPQVLTKSTDRPQSALVPSVMFSSCVDF
- a CDS encoding ParA family protein; the encoded protein is MYVVTLVTQKGGSGKSTLTVALAVAAMEDANGVAVIEADSQGTVSSWRRRRTNPYPRVDRVADRGEIERAIPRLRAEGVRLAIIDTAATNNNLSSCAISMADFCLIPARPSPADIEAALPTLTTIRRFNRRFAFVLNQTPPRGCRLSEAATALNSLGVLALPFIVQRNDYQDALGAGLGVTEFAPKGKASEEIRALWGWVSKQLNREAVVHG
- a CDS encoding YciE/YciF ferroxidase family protein — protein: MGLFTKDIKTMDDLFLLGLQDIYYAEQRITKALPKLIEKATNRDLIAGLKAHLEETNKQIERLDKVFLKLEKQPSGTQCPAIDGLIKETDEVAGEVDDKAVLDAAIVAGAQAVEHYEICRYGTLIAWAEKLGHDEVVRFLTTNLNEEKATNTKLNTIAVRKGVNTKASNAA